In Dysgonomonadaceae bacterium zrk40, one genomic interval encodes:
- a CDS encoding lipoprotein signal peptidase, whose product MNNRNHKGWIPVAVVFLVLLVDQLSKIWVKTHMALYDAIHITDWFQIYFVENNGMAFGIEAGGKLFLSIFRIIAVILIVIYLSRLVKENYKNGFIVCITLVLAGAAGNIVDSIFYGVIFEASYPGHVASFVPWGEGYATLLHGKVVDMLYFPLIKGNYPDWFPFVGGEEFLFFRFIFNLADSAITVGVILILLFYRKTLSYSLMSKSERDKLEKEVAENSVTGEI is encoded by the coding sequence ATGAACAATAGAAATCACAAAGGTTGGATTCCCGTTGCGGTTGTTTTTCTGGTACTTCTCGTCGATCAGCTCTCCAAGATATGGGTGAAGACGCATATGGCATTGTATGATGCGATACACATTACAGACTGGTTTCAGATCTATTTTGTGGAAAACAACGGGATGGCGTTTGGGATTGAAGCCGGGGGCAAATTGTTTCTTTCGATCTTCCGGATCATTGCTGTTATCTTGATAGTCATTTATCTCTCCCGGCTGGTGAAGGAGAATTACAAGAATGGGTTCATCGTCTGTATCACGCTGGTGCTGGCAGGTGCCGCGGGAAACATTGTGGACAGCATTTTTTACGGAGTGATCTTTGAAGCCAGCTATCCGGGACATGTGGCCTCTTTCGTGCCATGGGGAGAGGGTTATGCAACGTTGTTGCACGGAAAGGTTGTAGACATGCTTTACTTCCCCCTGATCAAAGGGAATTATCCTGACTGGTTCCCCTTTGTGGGAGGTGAGGAGTTTCTTTTCTTCCGGTTCATTTTCAACCTGGCCGATTCGGCCATCACGGTGGGTGTAATATTGATATTGCTCTTTTATCGAAAGACTCTGTCCTATTCACTGATGTCGAAAAGTGAACGGGACAAGCTGGAAAAAGAAGTAGCGGAAAATAGCGTTACAGGTGAAATATAA
- a CDS encoding DUF4296 domain-containing protein: protein MKYNIASYLPFLLAWLLVVSSCQNRPKEVLNRKEMEQLLYDVYLAEATIENEYQLFNSAEKKEAYINRLFASHGVTPAEWDSSLSWYSDRIDLYLQMNDSVKARLERARKVTDAEISRMAARKILDPRTLSPSYIPPHYSFTSSAAMRGFNFRLMESELNARITDDQFSFSYNVIGIPPNFSNRLSSRLTLEYGDTTIYLPQMITENKTYRVTAMKYLPGDSINEIQEDTLKRIYGYLHLHDSLQWNTLIQLHDIRLGSVGADSARNPQTQVEDRVPRDRVRLLNDSLVAR, encoded by the coding sequence GTGAAATATAACATTGCATCATATCTTCCTTTTTTACTTGCGTGGCTCCTTGTTGTCTCATCCTGTCAGAACCGTCCGAAGGAGGTGCTCAACAGAAAAGAGATGGAGCAACTCCTCTACGATGTCTACCTGGCGGAAGCTACCATAGAGAATGAATATCAGTTGTTTAACTCTGCTGAAAAAAAAGAGGCATACATCAACCGTCTTTTTGCGTCACATGGTGTCACACCGGCTGAATGGGACAGTTCGCTTTCCTGGTACTCAGACAGGATTGATCTCTATCTACAAATGAATGACTCGGTGAAGGCCCGACTTGAAAGGGCCCGGAAAGTGACAGATGCCGAAATTTCAAGGATGGCAGCAAGGAAGATACTGGATCCTCGCACACTCTCCCCCTCCTACATTCCTCCTCACTACTCCTTTACCTCCTCGGCAGCAATGAGAGGATTCAACTTCCGTCTGATGGAGTCTGAACTTAATGCACGGATCACAGACGATCAATTCAGTTTCTCATACAACGTGATTGGGATTCCCCCCAATTTTTCCAACCGACTCTCTTCGCGGCTCACGCTCGAATATGGAGATACCACCATCTATCTGCCACAGATGATTACTGAAAACAAAACATATCGTGTTACCGCCATGAAATATCTTCCGGGCGATAGCATCAATGAGATTCAGGAAGACACTCTTAAACGCATTTACGGATACCTGCACCTGCATGACTCGTTGCAGTGGAACACACTCATTCAACTACATGACATCCGGTTGGGGAGTGTTGGGGCAGATTCTGCCCGCAACCCGCAAACTCAGGTGGAGGATCGTGTTCCGCGTGACAGGGTACGTTTGCTGAATGACTCACTTGTGGCTCGGTAA